One Helicoverpa zea isolate HzStark_Cry1AcR chromosome 20, ilHelZeax1.1, whole genome shotgun sequence genomic region harbors:
- the LOC124640335 gene encoding uncharacterized protein LOC124640335 encodes MQFQFVKESEAVMKAEVTEMEKQISDLRPTEYETNKVTHDLMMTMVDVKICTYLSEAKSNAACYICLAKPTEMNNLELVEKRVTSPEMLKFGLSTLHARINVMGCLLNISYRLHIKKSSVRGKRRTKYSVKTADITGLDAKLIHRFAVILQAITSGEDVDTVKFKDYAYKTAKRYVSMYNWYYMTATVHKLLLHGADIITCNAIVPHNLSEEASETCNKDFRRFREHNSRKKSRVSSNDDILNFLLLSSDPLISSIRPTFDAKKNKTFFRETLDLLKLQQSEFEFTDISHLDSDFEMDCNSDSDSE; translated from the exons ATGCAGTTTCAATTTGTAAAAGAAAGTGAGGCTGTGATGAAGGCCGAAGTAACGGAAATGGAAAAGCAAATTTCAGATCTTCGACCAACCGAATATGAAACTAACAAAGTAACCCATGACCTTATGATGACAATGGTTGATGTCAAGATTTGCACTTATCTTTCAGAGGCTAAGTCCAATGCTGCATGCTACATTTGTTTAGCGAAACCGACCGAGATGAACAACTTGGAACTTGTAGAAAAAAGAGTGACATCACCGGAAATGTTGAAGTTTGGACTATCTACGCTGCATGCACGTATAAATGTGATGGGATGCCTTTTAAATATATCATACAGACTTCATATCAAAAAATCGTCTGTAAGAGGAAAAAGAAGAACAAAAT ATTCAGTGAAAACTGCCGATATAACAGGACTCGATGCGAAACTGATTCACAGGTTTGCTGTTATTTTGCAAGCGATAACTTCCGGTGAGGATGTGGATACCGTAAAATTCAAAGATTACGCATACAAAACTGCTAAAAGGTACGTATCCATGTATAATTGGTACTACATGACTGCAACCGTGCACAAATTGCTACTTCATGGAGCTGACATCATTACTTGTAATGCGATCGTACCACACAACCTCTCTGAAGAGGCTTCGGAAACCTGCAACAAGGATTTCCGAAGATTCAGGGAACACAACTCCCGTAAGAAAAGTAGAGTGAGTTCCAATGATGACATTTtaaactttcttcttctttcttcggATCCACTTATTTCATCAATAAGACCCACTTTTGAcgcgaagaaaaataaaactttctttagAGAAACCCTTGATTTACTAAAGCTTCAACAATCTGAGTTTGAATTCACAGACATTTCGCATTTAGACTCTGACTTTGAAATGGACTGTAACTCTGATTCGGACTCTGAATGA